The following proteins come from a genomic window of Aquimarina sp. MAR_2010_214:
- a CDS encoding choice-of-anchor B family protein produces MKRYFIYELLLFAAFISCSGDDNGNDVFNPPVATNDVKSGPCENGLAGGFYPCSGYDLISRISLAEMSAGTGNDSWGWTDPQNGKEYAVIGLDNGTAFIDISTPDSPIYLGKLPTATVNSPWGDVKVYQNHAFIVSEATNHGMQVFDLTRLRNVKNPPQTFNADVHFTDFGSAHNIVINEDSGFAYAVGTSRSGTYQGGPVFINIQDPKNPIAAGGFLSTGDRAYSHDAQAINYQGPDTDYIGKEILIGSNEIEVVIADITDKNNPITISTIKYTDVGYTHQGWFTENMRYFILGDETDEQGVGFNTRTIVFDFEDLDNPKFHMNYTGPTAAADHNGYIKGNTFYLANYRAGVRILDISDIGNKNMTEVGFFDTFPSSDSANFNGVWNVYPYFESGNIVISDIQAGFLLIRKSTL; encoded by the coding sequence ATGAAAAGGTATTTTATATACGAATTGTTATTATTTGCAGCTTTTATAAGTTGTAGTGGTGACGATAATGGTAATGACGTTTTTAATCCCCCTGTTGCTACAAATGACGTTAAATCTGGCCCCTGTGAAAATGGTTTAGCTGGTGGATTTTATCCTTGTAGCGGATATGATCTGATCTCTAGAATATCATTGGCAGAAATGTCTGCAGGTACCGGTAATGATAGCTGGGGTTGGACAGATCCACAAAATGGTAAAGAATATGCCGTGATAGGTCTGGATAATGGTACAGCTTTTATAGATATTTCTACACCAGACAGTCCAATATATTTAGGCAAATTACCAACAGCAACTGTAAATAGCCCATGGGGAGATGTAAAAGTGTATCAAAATCATGCTTTTATTGTAAGTGAGGCTACCAATCATGGAATGCAAGTTTTCGATCTTACCAGACTACGAAATGTAAAAAACCCTCCTCAAACTTTTAATGCCGATGTACATTTTACTGATTTTGGAAGTGCACATAATATAGTTATTAATGAAGATTCTGGATTTGCATATGCAGTAGGAACAAGTAGGTCGGGAACTTATCAAGGAGGTCCTGTATTTATTAATATACAAGATCCTAAAAATCCAATTGCAGCAGGAGGTTTTCTTTCTACAGGAGATAGAGCCTACAGTCATGATGCACAAGCAATCAATTATCAAGGACCTGATACCGATTATATCGGTAAAGAAATACTAATTGGCAGTAATGAAATAGAGGTTGTAATCGCGGATATTACAGATAAAAATAACCCAATTACTATATCAACTATTAAATATACAGATGTAGGATATACACATCAAGGGTGGTTTACCGAAAATATGAGATATTTTATATTAGGTGACGAAACCGATGAGCAAGGAGTTGGGTTTAATACCAGAACCATAGTTTTTGACTTTGAAGATCTTGATAATCCTAAATTTCATATGAATTATACTGGTCCTACTGCTGCTGCTGACCATAATGGATACATAAAAGGAAATACATTTTATCTTGCTAATTATAGAGCCGGAGTTAGAATACTTGACATTTCTGATATTGGAAATAAAAATATGACTGAAGTTGGTTTTTTTGATACTTTCCCTTCAAGTGATAGTGCAAATTTTAATGGTGTATGGAATGTATATCCCTATTTTGAAAGTGGAAATATTGTAATTAGTGATATCCAAGCAGGATTTTTATTGATCCGAAAAAGTACTCTATAA
- a CDS encoding choice-of-anchor B family protein → MKTLTTLLLLISAVFSYGQTPCQNGLAGSYPCKDYDLMSQVTLSQMSAGSGNDSWGWTDPQNGNEYAIIGLDNGTAFINISNPTNPIYLGKLPTATTNSTWGDVKVYKNHAFIVSEAANHGMQVFDLTRLRNVANPPQTFTADKRYTEFGNAHNIVINEDSGYAYVVGAQRNSGPYKGGPLFINIQDPKNPTNAGGLLSTGQRAYTHDAQVITYNGPDSDYTGKEILIGSNEIEIVIADITNKSNPKTISTIKYSDVKYTHQGWFTEDLKYFILGDELDEQGVGFNTKTVVFDFQDLDNPKFHFNYFGPTPATDHNGYVKGNLFYLANYRAGIRVLDISNIGTKTMTEVGFFDTYTSSNSVTMDGAWNVYPYFNSGNIVISDIQGGFFLIRKSAPAVCQATVPTGVGSSNINATSATINWTTVSNASYDLRYRQTGTSSWTTNAVNGTSYTITGLSANTSYEAQVRSKCQDGTSSNYSGSVNFTTTDVQVNYCNSNGNSVSDEYISNVSIGSINNTSGASNGGYEDNTSISTSLAKGTSHTITITPTWSGTVYSEGYSVWIDFNQDGDFADSGEQVWSQNATRNTPVSGTFSIPSSASAVSTRMRVSMKYNAVPKPCESFQYGEVEDYTVTITEGSGNVCAGGVSSFPYNESFENTLGAWTQSSSEDIDWTIDSSDTPSRNTGPSSANEGTYYLYVEASGNGTGFPSKRAILTSPCFDLSGTSSPAFTFTYHMFGASDMGSIAVEASTNDGTSWTSIWNKTGNQGNSWNSINLDLSPYIGESLKLRFNRVTGATWQSDVAIDNVSLTTSVAASASLVSTENISFSIFPNPVQGSIMNIFMGRKNASNQPSNFEIKNFVGQLVGKGTVKNTIDVSNLKTGVYFLQITTKNQGVITKRFVKK, encoded by the coding sequence ATGAAAACTCTAACTACTCTTCTGCTGTTAATATCAGCAGTATTCTCTTATGGTCAGACTCCATGTCAAAATGGCCTTGCAGGTTCTTATCCCTGTAAAGATTACGATCTCATGTCTCAAGTCACATTATCCCAAATGAGTGCCGGGTCCGGTAATGATAGCTGGGGATGGACAGATCCACAAAATGGTAATGAATATGCAATAATTGGTTTGGATAACGGAACCGCATTTATAAACATTTCTAACCCAACTAACCCTATTTATCTTGGCAAACTACCAACAGCTACCACTAATAGTACTTGGGGAGATGTAAAAGTGTATAAAAATCATGCTTTTATTGTAAGTGAAGCCGCCAATCACGGAATGCAGGTTTTTGATCTTACAAGATTACGTAATGTAGCAAATCCCCCTCAAACTTTTACAGCAGATAAAAGGTATACAGAATTTGGAAATGCACATAATATTGTAATCAATGAAGATTCTGGATATGCCTATGTGGTTGGGGCTCAAAGAAACTCTGGCCCTTATAAAGGAGGACCTCTCTTTATTAATATTCAAGACCCTAAAAACCCTACTAATGCAGGAGGGCTTTTATCCACCGGTCAACGAGCATATACTCATGATGCTCAGGTTATTACTTATAATGGACCAGATAGTGATTATACCGGAAAAGAGATCTTAATCGGCAGCAACGAAATTGAAATCGTAATAGCTGATATAACTAATAAATCAAACCCTAAAACAATATCGACCATAAAATATTCTGATGTTAAATATACTCACCAAGGGTGGTTTACAGAAGACTTGAAATATTTCATATTGGGAGATGAACTCGATGAACAAGGGGTTGGTTTTAATACAAAAACAGTAGTTTTTGATTTTCAAGATTTAGATAATCCAAAATTCCATTTTAATTATTTTGGCCCTACACCTGCCACCGATCATAATGGCTATGTAAAAGGTAATTTATTCTACTTGGCAAATTATAGAGCAGGGATAAGAGTTCTAGATATTTCTAACATTGGTACCAAAACCATGACAGAAGTAGGGTTCTTTGATACTTATACCTCTAGCAATAGTGTAACTATGGATGGTGCGTGGAACGTATACCCCTATTTCAATAGCGGAAACATTGTTATAAGTGATATTCAAGGAGGGTTTTTCTTAATACGAAAAAGTGCACCCGCAGTATGTCAGGCAACCGTTCCTACAGGCGTCGGATCTTCTAACATAAATGCAACTTCTGCCACTATCAATTGGACCACTGTATCCAATGCATCTTATGATTTGAGATATCGTCAGACAGGAACTTCTTCCTGGACAACAAACGCGGTAAACGGAACTTCTTACACTATAACTGGCTTGTCTGCCAATACATCTTATGAAGCACAGGTAAGAAGTAAATGTCAAGATGGAACCTCTTCTAACTACAGTGGTTCTGTTAATTTTACAACTACAGATGTACAAGTGAATTATTGTAATTCTAATGGGAATAGTGTTTCTGATGAATATATTAGTAATGTATCTATTGGAAGTATAAATAATACATCTGGTGCATCCAACGGTGGTTATGAAGACAACACCTCTATATCTACTAGCCTTGCAAAAGGCACATCACATACAATTACCATTACTCCAACATGGTCAGGTACAGTATACAGTGAAGGGTATAGTGTATGGATCGACTTTAATCAAGATGGAGACTTTGCAGATTCTGGGGAACAAGTATGGTCGCAGAATGCAACCAGAAACACTCCTGTTAGCGGAACATTTTCAATCCCATCTAGTGCTTCTGCGGTATCAACCAGAATGCGTGTTTCTATGAAATACAATGCCGTTCCTAAACCTTGTGAGTCATTCCAATATGGCGAAGTAGAAGATTATACAGTTACTATTACTGAGGGTAGCGGCAATGTTTGTGCCGGTGGAGTATCATCATTTCCATACAATGAAAGCTTTGAAAATACTCTTGGCGCATGGACACAATCATCATCTGAAGATATTGATTGGACAATTGACTCCAGTGATACCCCATCACGAAACACAGGTCCATCAAGTGCGAATGAAGGAACATATTATTTGTATGTAGAAGCTTCCGGAAATGGAACAGGGTTTCCTAGTAAACGGGCAATACTAACATCTCCTTGTTTTGACCTAAGTGGTACTTCTTCGCCTGCATTTACATTTACATATCATATGTTTGGCGCATCTGACATGGGAAGTATTGCTGTTGAAGCATCAACAAATGATGGGACTTCATGGACAAGTATTTGGAATAAAACTGGCAATCAAGGAAACTCCTGGAACAGTATTAATCTTGATCTTTCTCCATATATTGGCGAGTCTTTAAAACTACGGTTTAATAGAGTTACAGGGGCTACATGGCAATCTGATGTAGCTATTGACAATGTCTCTCTTACAACCAGTGTTGCCGCTAGTGCTTCTTTGGTTTCAACAGAAAATATCTCCTTTTCGATCTTCCCAAATCCGGTTCAGGGATCTATCATGAATATATTTATGGGTCGTAAAAACGCTTCTAATCAGCCTTCAAATTTTGAAATCAAAAATTTCGTAGGGCAATTAGTAGGTAAAGGAACCGTTAAAAATACTATAGATGTTTCTAACTTGAAAACAGGAGTTTACTTCTTACAAATTACTACAAAAAATCAAGGTGTTATTACCAAACGTTTTGTAAAAAAATAA
- a CDS encoding MbnP family protein, which translates to MKNIIYILIATLVIVSSCKNDDEGTIKTFGNVALDFKNTINNNGIELTTDSYTNASNEVYTISELKYIISNVVLIKANGEEFTYPADRSYFVINEAAIESKKVSLADIDAGEYTKIRFGFGVDQSKYPLDGSGIANFIPTAEENGMLWSWSAGYKFLKFEGTYTVNGGTNTDYTVHVGSHGTTLDNYKEITLELPNTLTIKESKSPEVAINVDIAKIFDGTNTHSLEEKNSIQVDPVFAPKIAENITTMFSATSVSN; encoded by the coding sequence ATGAAAAATATAATATACATTCTCATAGCAACATTAGTAATTGTATCATCATGTAAAAATGACGATGAAGGAACAATAAAAACCTTCGGAAATGTTGCCCTTGATTTTAAAAACACAATAAATAATAATGGCATCGAATTAACTACCGATTCTTATACCAATGCAAGTAATGAAGTGTATACCATTTCAGAATTAAAATATATTATTAGCAATGTTGTTTTAATTAAAGCTAATGGTGAAGAATTCACATACCCTGCAGATCGAAGCTACTTTGTAATCAATGAAGCGGCTATAGAAAGTAAAAAAGTAAGCCTTGCAGATATCGATGCAGGAGAATATACTAAAATCAGATTTGGCTTTGGAGTTGACCAATCAAAATATCCCCTTGATGGTAGCGGAATAGCTAATTTTATTCCTACAGCAGAAGAAAACGGAATGTTATGGTCCTGGTCTGCTGGATATAAATTCCTTAAATTTGAAGGAACATATACTGTAAATGGTGGCACCAATACTGATTATACAGTTCATGTAGGAAGTCATGGTACCACTTTAGACAATTATAAGGAAATAACACTCGAATTACCTAATACATTGACCATCAAAGAATCAAAATCACCAGAAGTAGCAATTAATGTGGATATTGCAAAGATATTTGATGGTACCAATACGCATTCACTAGAAGAAAAAAACAGTATTCAGGTAGATCCTGTGTTTGCTCCAAAAATTGCAGAAAATATAACTACTATGTTTAGTGCAACTAGTGTATCCAATTAA
- a CDS encoding cytochrome-c peroxidase, with translation MLKLVSYIAIILIGTSCSSDKDNYVPIENAKLEFTIPSNFPNPTYDITLNPPTEKGFELGKRLFYDGRLASDGVISCGFCHIQDFAFTHHTHIVSHGVGGALGTRNAQPLHNMAFMKEFTWDGAAIHLDLQPIIPITAEVEMNETFNGILKKLEEQPEYVKLFAEAFDDQKINSENMLKAISQFMIMMISANSKYDKIERNEGSVFTTEEAAGFELFKTKCASCHQGTLFTDQSYRNNGLPIDPQYNDIGRKRVTGLTEDIQKFKVPSLRNIELTFPYMHDGRLKTLDDVLNHYSNGMVDSETLDPMFKDQNGVLGIPMTTEEKQQIIAFLKTLTDDDFLNDSRFSEF, from the coding sequence ATTTTGAAATTAGTATCATATATAGCTATTATCCTTATTGGGACTTCCTGTAGTTCTGATAAGGATAATTATGTTCCAATAGAAAATGCAAAACTAGAGTTTACGATACCTTCAAACTTTCCCAACCCAACTTATGACATAACACTTAATCCTCCTACAGAAAAAGGTTTCGAGCTAGGAAAAAGGTTATTTTATGATGGTCGTCTAGCCTCTGATGGTGTAATCTCTTGCGGTTTTTGCCATATTCAGGATTTTGCATTTACCCACCATACTCACATTGTAAGCCATGGTGTAGGTGGTGCTTTAGGGACTCGTAATGCGCAGCCATTACATAATATGGCATTTATGAAAGAATTTACTTGGGATGGAGCTGCAATACACTTAGACCTTCAACCTATTATACCCATTACTGCCGAAGTAGAAATGAATGAAACCTTCAATGGCATTCTTAAAAAATTAGAAGAACAACCAGAGTATGTAAAATTATTTGCAGAAGCCTTTGACGATCAGAAAATCAATTCTGAAAATATGCTTAAGGCGATCTCTCAGTTTATGATTATGATGATTTCAGCAAATAGTAAATACGATAAAATAGAAAGAAATGAGGGCTCTGTATTCACAACAGAAGAAGCTGCTGGTTTTGAGCTTTTTAAAACCAAATGTGCTTCTTGTCACCAAGGCACTCTATTTACCGATCAATCATATCGCAATAACGGTTTACCCATTGACCCTCAATACAATGATATAGGACGAAAACGTGTTACAGGATTAACTGAGGATATACAAAAATTTAAAGTTCCTAGTTTAAGAAATATTGAACTTACTTTTCCATACATGCATGATGGTCGATTAAAAACCTTAGATGATGTTTTAAATCATTATAGTAATGGAATGGTAGATTCTGAAACTTTAGATCCAATGTTTAAAGATCAAAATGGAGTTTTGGGAATTCCAATGACAACTGAAGAAAAGCAACAAATCATTGCTTTTTTAAAAACACTTACAGATGATGATTTTCTAAATGACAGTCGTTTTTCAGAATTTTAA
- a CDS encoding iron-sulfur cluster assembly accessory protein, protein MIKVSDIAKNKVIQLMNEDGYDAVTDYVRVGVKSGGCSGLSYDLKFDKAQQEGDKVFEDNGVKIIVDKKSFLYLIGTTLEYSGGLNGTGFVFNNPNASRTCGCGESFSL, encoded by the coding sequence ATGATTAAGGTATCAGACATAGCAAAAAATAAGGTCATCCAATTGATGAATGAGGATGGGTATGATGCAGTTACCGATTATGTGCGTGTAGGTGTAAAAAGCGGAGGATGTTCTGGTTTATCATATGATTTAAAGTTTGATAAAGCACAACAAGAAGGAGATAAAGTATTTGAAGATAATGGTGTGAAAATCATTGTAGATAAAAAAAGTTTTCTCTATTTAATCGGTACAACCCTAGAGTATTCTGGTGGTTTAAATGGTACCGGTTTTGTATTTAATAATCCTAATGCCAGTAGAACTTGTGGCTGTGGAGAAAGTTTTTCCCTTTAA
- the sufB gene encoding Fe-S cluster assembly protein SufB, with the protein MAYTEDDLKKELETKEYEYGFYTDIESDTFPVGLNEDIVRAISKKKEEPEWMTEWRLEAFRAWEQMEEPEWANVTYEKPDFQNISYYSAPNKKPKYNSIDEVDPELLDTFKRLGISLDEQKKLAGVAVDIVMDSVSVATTFKETLAEKGIIFCSISEAIQEHPELVKKYIGAVVPQKDNFYAALNSAVFSDGSFCYIPKGVRCPMELSTYFRINQAGTGQFERTLVVADQGSYVSYLEGCTAPSRDENQLHAAVVELIALDDAEIKYSTVQNWYPGNAEGKGGVYNFVTKRGICENNAKISWTQVETGSAITWKYPSCILKGDNSVGEFYSIAVTNNFQQADTGTKMIHLGKNTKSTIISKGISAGKSQNSYRGLVQISSRAANARNFSQCDSLLMGNECGAHTFPYIETKNKTAQIEHEATTSKIGEDQIFYCNQRGIDTEKAIALIVNGFSKEVLNKLPMEFAVEAQKLLEISLEGSVG; encoded by the coding sequence ATGGCATATACTGAAGACGACTTAAAAAAAGAATTAGAAACCAAAGAATATGAGTACGGGTTCTATACCGATATAGAATCTGATACTTTTCCTGTTGGTCTTAATGAAGATATAGTTCGTGCGATTTCTAAGAAAAAAGAAGAACCCGAATGGATGACAGAATGGAGGCTTGAAGCTTTTCGAGCATGGGAACAGATGGAAGAACCCGAATGGGCAAATGTTACTTATGAAAAGCCTGATTTTCAGAATATATCTTATTATTCTGCGCCAAATAAAAAACCTAAATACAATAGTATTGATGAGGTAGATCCAGAATTACTCGATACTTTTAAAAGACTTGGCATTTCTTTAGATGAACAGAAGAAATTAGCAGGAGTAGCCGTAGATATAGTAATGGATTCTGTATCCGTAGCGACAACGTTTAAAGAAACCCTTGCAGAAAAAGGAATTATATTTTGCTCTATTTCTGAAGCTATTCAGGAACATCCAGAATTGGTTAAAAAATACATTGGAGCTGTGGTTCCGCAAAAGGATAATTTTTATGCTGCTTTAAACTCTGCTGTTTTTAGTGATGGTTCTTTTTGCTATATTCCTAAAGGTGTTCGTTGTCCAATGGAGCTGTCTACCTATTTTAGAATCAATCAGGCAGGTACAGGTCAGTTCGAGCGTACTTTAGTTGTGGCAGATCAAGGGAGTTATGTAAGCTATTTAGAAGGATGTACTGCTCCTTCTCGTGATGAAAATCAATTACATGCCGCTGTTGTCGAACTCATAGCATTAGATGATGCAGAAATAAAATATTCTACAGTACAGAACTGGTATCCAGGAAATGCTGAAGGAAAAGGAGGAGTCTATAATTTTGTGACCAAAAGAGGAATTTGCGAAAACAACGCTAAAATTTCTTGGACACAAGTAGAAACAGGATCAGCAATTACCTGGAAATATCCTTCTTGTATATTAAAAGGGGATAACTCTGTAGGAGAATTTTATTCTATTGCAGTAACCAATAATTTTCAGCAAGCAGATACAGGTACAAAAATGATACACCTAGGCAAAAACACCAAAAGTACTATCATTTCTAAAGGTATTTCTGCAGGAAAATCCCAAAATAGTTATCGAGGATTAGTGCAAATAAGTAGTAGAGCAGCCAACGCACGTAATTTTTCACAATGTGATTCATTATTGATGGGCAATGAATGTGGCGCACATACGTTTCCTTATATAGAAACTAAAAACAAAACCGCTCAAATAGAACATGAAGCAACTACCAGCAAAATAGGAGAAGACCAAATTTTTTATTGTAACCAACGAGGAATCGATACAGAAAAAGCAATCGCTTTGATCGTTAATGGTTTTAGTAAAGAAGTATTGAATAAGCTACCTATGGAGTTCGCAGTAGAAGCTCAAAAACTTCTGGAGATTTCTTTAGAAGGTTCTGTAGGCTAA
- the sufC gene encoding Fe-S cluster assembly ATPase SufC: MLEIKDLHASVEGKEILKGLNLNVKAGEIHAIMGPNGAGKSTLASIVAGKEEYEVTKGGILLEGEDIEELAAEERAHKGVFLSFQYPVEIPGVTVTNFMKTAINETRKAQGLEEMPAKDMLKKIREKSELLEIDRKFLSRSLNEGFSGGEKKRNEIFQMAMMEPKLAILDETDSGLDIDALRIVANGVNKLKNENNAIVVITHYQRLLDYIVPDFVHVLYDGKIVKSGTKELALELEEKGYDWIKEEINA, encoded by the coding sequence ATGTTAGAGATAAAGGATTTACACGCAAGTGTCGAAGGGAAAGAAATTTTAAAAGGTCTTAACCTAAATGTAAAAGCAGGAGAAATACACGCAATCATGGGTCCTAACGGTGCCGGGAAAAGTACATTAGCCAGTATCGTTGCAGGTAAAGAAGAATATGAAGTTACCAAAGGAGGAATTCTTTTGGAAGGAGAAGATATTGAAGAACTTGCTGCGGAAGAACGTGCTCATAAAGGTGTTTTTCTGTCGTTTCAATACCCTGTAGAAATTCCTGGGGTAACGGTAACTAATTTTATGAAAACCGCCATAAATGAAACACGAAAAGCACAAGGTCTTGAAGAAATGCCTGCAAAAGACATGCTTAAAAAAATTCGTGAAAAATCTGAACTATTAGAAATCGATCGCAAATTCTTATCTCGCTCTCTTAACGAAGGATTCTCTGGTGGTGAGAAAAAGCGTAATGAAATCTTTCAGATGGCAATGATGGAGCCTAAGCTTGCTATCCTTGATGAAACAGATTCTGGACTTGATATAGATGCCCTGCGTATTGTAGCAAATGGAGTAAATAAACTAAAAAACGAAAACAATGCTATCGTAGTGATTACGCATTATCAACGTCTGTTAGATTATATAGTTCCGGATTTTGTACATGTGTTATATGATGGTAAAATTGTAAAATCTGGTACCAAAGAATTAGCTTTAGAACTAGAAGAAAAAGGATACGATTGGATTAAAGAAGAAATAAACGCTTAA
- the sufD gene encoding Fe-S cluster assembly protein SufD has protein sequence MELKDKLVSSFLAFENTVDVDTAVHDIRSQAIKAFEEKGFPTKKEEAWKYTSLNTVLKHDYSVFPREENAIEFRDIKKYFLHDLDTYKIVFIDGKYSSHLSETTHDKIDVCLMSSALTNEKYRLIIENYFNKVARKDGLTSLNTAFSREGAYIYIPKNKLADKPIQVLHFSTGNEAAQMLQPRNLIVVGENSHVQIIERHQSLTDNPVLTNSVTEIFADKRAFVDYYKIQNDNQNASLIDNTYIEQHAQSVASVHTFAFGGNITRNNLNFYQKGEGIDSILNGITIIEGKQHVDHNTLVHHTEPNCESHQDYKGIFGEKSTGVFNGKIVVNKEAQKTNAFQSNNNILLSDKATINSKPQLEIFADDVKCSHGCTIGQLDDNALFYMKSRGIGEKEARALLMYAFANNVLSSVKIPQLKSRINKLIATKLGVNIGFDL, from the coding sequence ATGGAGTTGAAAGATAAATTGGTATCTTCTTTTTTGGCCTTTGAAAACACAGTAGATGTTGATACTGCTGTTCATGATATCAGAAGCCAAGCTATTAAAGCTTTTGAAGAAAAAGGATTTCCTACCAAAAAAGAAGAAGCGTGGAAATACACCTCTCTAAACACTGTATTAAAACATGATTACAGTGTTTTTCCAAGAGAAGAAAATGCTATAGAATTTAGAGATATAAAAAAGTATTTCCTTCATGATTTGGATACATATAAAATTGTGTTTATTGACGGAAAATATTCTTCTCATTTATCTGAAACAACTCATGATAAGATCGATGTATGTTTAATGTCATCAGCATTAACCAATGAAAAATATCGATTAATAATTGAAAACTATTTTAACAAAGTAGCTCGTAAAGATGGGCTTACTTCTTTGAACACAGCTTTTTCTAGAGAAGGGGCTTATATTTATATTCCAAAAAATAAACTGGCAGATAAACCTATACAGGTTTTACACTTTTCTACAGGAAATGAAGCTGCCCAAATGTTACAACCACGTAACTTGATTGTTGTTGGAGAAAATTCTCATGTGCAAATCATTGAACGCCATCAGAGTTTAACAGACAATCCTGTTCTTACGAATTCGGTAACTGAAATTTTTGCAGATAAAAGAGCATTTGTTGATTACTATAAAATTCAGAATGATAACCAAAATGCTTCTTTGATTGACAATACTTATATCGAACAGCATGCACAAAGTGTAGCATCGGTACATACTTTTGCTTTTGGCGGAAATATTACTAGAAATAACCTTAATTTCTATCAAAAAGGTGAAGGAATCGACTCCATTCTTAATGGGATAACGATTATTGAAGGAAAACAACATGTAGATCATAATACTCTGGTACATCATACTGAACCAAATTGTGAGAGTCATCAGGATTATAAAGGAATTTTTGGAGAAAAATCCACTGGAGTGTTTAATGGAAAAATTGTTGTGAATAAAGAAGCGCAAAAAACAAATGCCTTTCAGTCTAATAACAATATCTTATTAAGTGATAAGGCAACCATTAATTCTAAACCACAGTTAGAGATTTTTGCAGATGATGTAAAATGCTCGCATGGTTGTACTATTGGACAATTAGATGATAATGCATTGTTCTATATGAAATCCAGAGGTATTGGAGAAAAAGAAGCCAGAGCTTTGTTAATGTATGCATTCGCAAACAATGTATTATCTAGCGTAAAAATACCTCAGCTAAAAAGTAGAATTAATAAGCTAATTGCGACTAAACTCGGTGTAAATATTGGTTTTGATTTGTAG
- a CDS encoding TIGR04149 family rSAM-modified RiPP, whose protein sequence is MKLESLKLEKFKENELKKEQMFFLNGGGSATGGGRVEGTHGGRAAIYSYGYDAIRLNGAGGTYLTFHNRSNINYLAQQQRQGAVVISEAPEHD, encoded by the coding sequence ATGAAATTAGAAAGTTTGAAATTGGAAAAATTTAAAGAGAATGAGCTAAAGAAGGAACAAATGTTCTTTTTAAATGGAGGAGGTTCAGCAACAGGAGGTGGCCGTGTTGAAGGAACACATGGAGGAAGAGCGGCTATCTATAGTTATGGATATGATGCAATAAGATTAAATGGCGCTGGCGGCACATATCTCACCTTTCATAACAGATCAAATATCAATTACTTAGCACAACAGCAAAGGCAAGGTGCTGTTGTAATTTCTGAGGCTCCAGAACATGATTAA